In the Haloarcula salinisoli genome, GACCGTCATGGACGACGACGGGGCGACGAACACGACGACCGTCTCCGTCGAGGTTGCCGACCCGAACGAGGCCCCCGAGGCGCTGGCGGTGGCCAACCGGACGACCGTCACGGTCGGTGAGGCTATTGCCTTCGATGCGAGCGACTCGCTCGACCGCGACGGGTCGATAGCGGCCTACGACTGGACCTTCGGCGATGGGAACGGGAGCGCCGTCCAGCAGCCGGTCCACGAGTACGCTTCGGCCGGAACCTACACCGTGACGCTGTGGGTCACGGACGACGACGGCGCGGCCGACAACGCGACCCTCACGGTCGAAGTGACCGACCCGAACGAGGGGCCCGACGCGTACGCGTCTGCCAACCGAACGAACATCACGGTCGGTGAGACGGTCGGGTTCGACGCCCGCCAGTCGGCTGACTCCGACGGCTCGATAGCGAGCTACGAGTGGGAGTTCGGTGACGGCGCGACCGCCACCAGTGACCGAACGGCCCACGCGTTCGACTCGGCCGGGACCTACACTGTGACGCTGACTGTGACGGACGACGACGGCGCGACGGATACGGCGACCGTCACTGTCGAGGTGACCGAGCCCAACGCGGCGCCCGATGCCGACGTCTCGGCGAACCGGACGACCGTCACGGTCGGCGAGACGATAGCCTTCGACGGCAGCAACTCCACCGACCTGGACGGCTCGATAGCCAGCTACGAGTGGGCCTTCGACGACGGCGCGACGTCGACCGGCGAAGGAACGACCCACGCCTTCGCCTCGAACGGCACGTACACGGTCGCGCTCACTGTTACCGACGAGGACGGCGCCACCGACAGCGCGTCGGTCACTGTCGAGGTGAGCGAACCGAACACGGCGCCCGAAGCGGCGGTGTCGGCCAACCGAACCAACGTCACGACCGGCGAGGCAGTCGCGTTCGACGCGAGTAACTCGACCGATTCGGACGGCACGCTCACGAGCTACGCGTGGAACTTCAGTGACGGGGCGACGGCCAACGGGTCTCAGGCAACACACGCATTCGTCGCGAACGGGACCTACACCGTCGAACTGACCGTCACCGACGAGGACGGTGCGACGGACACGACGACCGTCGCCATCGAGGTGAACGAAAGTGACGGCGGGAGCTCGGGCAACTCCAACGGCGGTGACGACGGGAGTTCCGACGACGACGGCAACACCGGCGGAAGCACCGGCGGCAGCACCGGCGGCAGCACCGGCGGCAGCACCGGCGGAAGCACCGGTGGCAGCACCGGCGGAAGCACCGGCGGAAGCACCGGTGGCAGTGCCGGTGGAAGCACCGGCGGTGTCGGCGGCGCAGCGACGGCCGGCAACAGCTCCGAGACCGACGCCGGCAACGCGACGAACACCACTGACACCGCCGGAGAGACGGACGGCAACGTTTCGGTCAGCGTCGACACCGAGAGCCCCGCTACCGGGGAGACGGTCAACGTGACGCTCGACGTCGGTGACATGGCCGCCGAGAACGACTCGATGACGGTCGTTTGGGTCCACGACAACCGAACTGTCGACCGGACCACGGTCGCGATGTCGTCGGCCGACTCGGGGACGGTGGCGGTCTCGCGCTCGTTTAGCAGTCCCGGCGAGTACGAGGTCCGGTACGCGAACCGAACGGCGACGACTATCTCGGTCGCCGCCGCGAACACCAGTGACCCACAGCCCGCGGCCACGTCGCCGGGCGTCCAGTCGACCGCGACGGCCCAGCCGTCACCGACGGCGACACGCTCGTCGACTCCGACGAACGCGACAGGAACCACCTCGGGCGGCAGCGGTCCGGGCTTCGGTGTCCTGGGCGCGCTCGTGGCCGTTCTGGTGGTGGGTTGGCGCCGACGATGACCGACTCACCGACCCGGCGGCGATACCTCGCCGCTGCGAGCGCTGTCCTGGGCCTCGCTGCGGGCTGTCTCGAACGCGATGAGTCGACAGCCGGGACGACGACGGCCACGGGGACGGCGACAGACACCCCGAGCAGCGACCAGTCAGTCACCGTAACGCGGTCGCGGACGAGCGCCCGGGCACCGACAGACTGGGAACGGACGCTGCGGGTCTCGACGGCCGACGGCCGCGTGACCGAGACACTCGTCTGTGGCGACACCACCAGGACGGACTCGGCGACACTGCCCGAGTCGGAACTGGACCCGTTCCGCGACCTGGCGGGGTCGGACGCGGTCACAGAGCTGGACTCCCGATACGACTGCGAGGAGCGGTGTCCGACCGATATCCCGCCGACGACGCTCACCATCACGACGCCCGGCGTCGACCGAACCGTGACGGTCGAGGCCGGAGCGGAGACCCCAGCGTTGCTGGACCGGGTGATGAATGCGCTGGACGACACGAGCCAGCACGTCTCGACGGACGGCTGTGCCCCCACCCCGCCGACCGAGACGCGGTAGGACCGCGAGCTATTTGGGGCCCAATCGAGTTAGTCCGCCCGTGCGACGCTTCTCCGCCGACTATCTCTCGGACACCCGTTCGGGGATGTGGGCCGACTCTCGCGAGGCACTCGTGGATCTCGCACTCGACGACTGCGACCGCGTCCTCGACGTCGGCTGTGGCACCGGGGAACTCACCCGCGTCCTTCGGGAGGAGAGCGACGGCGACGTGGTGGCGCTCGACGCCGACGCGGACCTGCTGGCCTCGGTCCCGGGACCGACCGTCAGGGGTGACGCCACGCGGCTCCCCGTCGAGGACGACAGCTTCGACCTTGTAATCTGTCAGGCCCTGCTCATCAACCTCCCCGACCCCGCCGCTGCGGTCCGGGAGTTCGCCCGCGTGGCGAGCGACCGCGTCGCGGCCGTCGAGCCCAACAACGGCGCGGTCACGGTCCAGTCGACCGTCGACAGCGAGCCGCCGCTCGCTCGGCGCGCCCGCGAGCGCTTCCTCGACGGTGTCGACACCGACGTGGAACTCGGGGCCGACGCCGCCGACGTCTTCGAGGCGGCCGGCCTCGACGTCGTCTCGACCCGCCGATACGACCAGGAACTGACCGTCGAGCCACCGTACGGCGAGCGCGCAGTCAGAGCCGCCCGCCGGAAGGCCACCGGCGAGGGGCTGGCGACCGACCGCGAGACGATTCTCGCGGGCGAGACCACGCCGGAGGAGTACGACGCGCTACGCGAGCAGTGGCGCGAGATGGGACGGGCGGTCGTCGGGCAGATGGGGACCGGCGACTACGAGCGCCGGGAGACGGTCCCCTTCTTCGTCACTGTGGGACGGGTGTGACCGCTCCACGGCTCCCGTCACTCACGGGTCGTTCCTCCCCGTTCGCTTTCGAGGTCGCTCACTGTGTTCGCGACCTCGCTATACGATATCCCCACGGACCGTCGCCCCCTCCTGTCGGTCCCGGTAGGCCCGCACCGCGTCGGCGGCTTCGTCGGCCTCGTCGGCCGCCATCCCGAGCATCTCCAGGGCACCCGACAGCGTCGGCAGGACGAACTCGCCGTCCCGGAGTTTCTGGAAGGCCTCGGGCGACCGCTGTCCTTCCACCCAGAGACACGCGCCCCGTGGGTCCAGAATCTGCTCGTAGTCGTCGCGGGCCATCGCGCCCTTGAGCCGCTGGGTGACGTTGTCGTCGAAGGAAGCGTTACACACTTCCAGATGGATGGGCTCGTCAGTGTCGTCGGGGAGGAGGTGAGCGGCCAGACACTTCTCGGGGGCGGCGTGGCCGCTCGCGTTTGCCCGCAGGTAGTCGGGATGTTCGTCGGCCCACTCGGCCCGGACTGTCTTGCCCACGCCGTCGACGCCGTGACTCTTCTCGAACTCTTCGCTGCGCTCGGGGGCGTCCTTGAACAGGATGTCCTTGGTGACGTAGACGTCCAGGCGCTCGATGGGGTCGAGCCCGAGCGCCACGTCGCCGTACACCCACACCTCCCGGACCGGTACCGGCATGGTCTCGGACTCGACTGTCTCGACGATGTCCTCGACGCGGGCGACGGCGGCCGCGCGGTCCATACTCATTGTCCCCCGTTGTGGGCCGGCGGGCAAAACGCTGACTCTCCGTGGTTGGCACCGTCGCCGACAACACTCCGTGGGTTGACCGGCGTTTGACGGGGTGTTTTCACTCTCTCCGGCGAAGCCGTGGTATGCAGATTCGGATCTACGACGACGGTGCGGGTCGCCGGTCCGCCAGTGGTACCGACGAGGTTCGGGACTGCCTGTTCGTGCTGGGCTGGGGGAACCGCTGTCGTCACGAGAACGTCCAGTGGCTCGTCGACCGGCTCGCCGAGCGCTACCGCGTCCACGTCGCCGAGTTGCCCACCCACATCACCGATGTCGAGCGCGAGTGGGTCACGCCGCTTGCGGAGTACGCGGCCGACCTCGACCGCTTTCACGTCCTGAGCCACAGCGCCGGCGGGCTGGCAGTCGCCCACCTCGAGGCCGATGGGCTGGGCAACTGCGTCTACCTCAGCCCCTGGTGGGGCAGCGACTACCCGCTGCCCGCCTTCGTCTTGGGCGCTCTCACGTCGCTCCCGATATCGAGGCCCGTCGTCCCGTTCAGCGAGCTCGAGGCCGACGCGCTGGGCTCGCTCGCGACCGACCAGCAGGTCGCGGACGCCCCCACGGCCGCGTCGCCGGCCTTCCTCGGGACCATCGACCGCGCACAGCGACGGCTCCCGCCGGCCCGCGAGAACGCCGTGGCATTCTGTACGCTCACGGACGCTATCGTCGACCCGCGGGCGGTCGGCCACCGGCTCCCGGCCGATCGTATCCGGCTGTACGACGGCGGCCACGAGCTGTTCTCCTCGACTGCCAGGGAGGCGCTCACCGAGACGGTCCTCGAGGCGCTCGAACGGGGGCCCGCGGGACTTCGGGCCGCCGACCCTCGTGAGGCTCAGTAGCATTTGGTGGGCCTGTTCCACCGGCGGAACAGTTATCTCTTTCAGTATAGTTGACACCACATGGAGGGCCGTTCGGTGCTCGACGAAATCTACGCCGCGACGCTGCGGGTGTTCACCGACAGCGACGAGCCGACGGCCCCTCGAACCACACCGGAGGTCGCCGCGGAACTGGACTGTGGCCGCCGCGCCACCCACAAGCGGCTGGAACATCTGGTCGACGTGGGGGAGCTCCGTACGAAGAAAGTCGGCGCGGGCGCCCGGGTCTGGTGGTCCCCGTCCGACACCGACTCACGTGACCGCCGCCGACTCAGGGAGCTACTGACCCACGCCGAGCGGCTGGGCGACGTCGGCGCCTGGGAGTACGACATCGACGACGCGGAGCTGTTCTGGACCGACGGGACCTATCGGATACACGGCGTCGACAGGGAGTACGAACCGGAGCTCGAGACAGCACTGGAATTTTTCCATCCCGAGGACAGGTCGACGATTCGTCGGCTGTTCGAGAGCTGCGCCGAGACCGGCACCCCTTACAGCGCGGAGCCGCGCCTGATTACAGCGGACGGTGAGACGCGCTGGGTCAACGTCTCCGGGGAAGCCATCGCCGAGGGCGGCCACGAGAAGGTCCGGGGCTATCTTCAGGATATCACCGCCCAGAAGGAGGAACTCCTCGAGAGCCAGCGCGCGGACCTGGAGGTCTTGAACAGCCTCAACGCCGTCGTCCGACAGCTCACCGACGCCGTCATCGACCAGTCGACGCGGGCCGAGATAGAGGCGACGACCTGCGAACGGCTGGCCAGCGCAGAGCCCTATCGATTCGCGTGGATTGCCACGATAGACCCGGTCACGCTGGATTTCATCCCGCGGGTAGAACACGGCTGTGAGGGGTACGTGACCGAGACCGACCTCACATCGAACCCGACGGAGCCCGGTGGACAGGGCCCCGCTGGCCGAGCTGTCCGTACCCAGGAGATGCAGTTCTCGCGGGACGTCTACGCCGACCCCGATTTCGAGCCCTGGCTGGACCTGGCAGAGCGCTACGGCTACCGCTCGATGGCCGTCATCCCCATCGTCTTCGAGGAGACGCTGTATGGCACTCTCGGTATCTACTCGGAGCGGGCCGGTGCCTTCGGGCAGGCCGAACGCGAGGTACTGGAAGGTATCGGCGAGATAGTCGGGCACGCCATCGCCGCCGTCGAGCGCAAGCAGGCGCTGCTCTCCGACGAGGTCGTCGAGCTCGCCTTCCGCTTCGGTAACGCCGACAGCCGGATGGGTATCCCGCCGTCGTTCGAGGCCTCCCTGGAGTTCGAGAGCACGCTGTCGCTCGGTGACGGCGTCTTTCTGGTCTACTGCACGGCGACAGATGTCGACCCGGAGTCGA is a window encoding:
- a CDS encoding DUF7095 family protein, with protein sequence MDRAAAVARVEDIVETVESETMPVPVREVWVYGDVALGLDPIERLDVYVTKDILFKDAPERSEEFEKSHGVDGVGKTVRAEWADEHPDYLRANASGHAAPEKCLAAHLLPDDTDEPIHLEVCNASFDDNVTQRLKGAMARDDYEQILDPRGACLWVEGQRSPEAFQKLRDGEFVLPTLSGALEMLGMAADEADEAADAVRAYRDRQEGATVRGDIV
- a CDS encoding alpha/beta fold hydrolase — encoded protein: MQIRIYDDGAGRRSASGTDEVRDCLFVLGWGNRCRHENVQWLVDRLAERYRVHVAELPTHITDVEREWVTPLAEYAADLDRFHVLSHSAGGLAVAHLEADGLGNCVYLSPWWGSDYPLPAFVLGALTSLPISRPVVPFSELEADALGSLATDQQVADAPTAASPAFLGTIDRAQRRLPPARENAVAFCTLTDAIVDPRAVGHRLPADRIRLYDGGHELFSSTAREALTETVLEALERGPAGLRAADPREAQ
- a CDS encoding class I SAM-dependent methyltransferase, whose amino-acid sequence is MWADSREALVDLALDDCDRVLDVGCGTGELTRVLREESDGDVVALDADADLLASVPGPTVRGDATRLPVEDDSFDLVICQALLINLPDPAAAVREFARVASDRVAAVEPNNGAVTVQSTVDSEPPLARRARERFLDGVDTDVELGADAADVFEAAGLDVVSTRRYDQELTVEPPYGERAVRAARRKATGEGLATDRETILAGETTPEEYDALREQWREMGRAVVGQMGTGDYERRETVPFFVTVGRV
- a CDS encoding bacterio-opsin activator domain-containing protein is translated as MEGRSVLDEIYAATLRVFTDSDEPTAPRTTPEVAAELDCGRRATHKRLEHLVDVGELRTKKVGAGARVWWSPSDTDSRDRRRLRELLTHAERLGDVGAWEYDIDDAELFWTDGTYRIHGVDREYEPELETALEFFHPEDRSTIRRLFESCAETGTPYSAEPRLITADGETRWVNVSGEAIAEGGHEKVRGYLQDITAQKEELLESQRADLEVLNSLNAVVRQLTDAVIDQSTRAEIEATTCERLASAEPYRFAWIATIDPVTLDFIPRVEHGCEGYVTETDLTSNPTEPGGQGPAGRAVRTQEMQFSRDVYADPDFEPWLDLAERYGYRSMAVIPIVFEETLYGTLGIYSERAGAFGQAEREVLEGIGEIVGHAIAAVERKQALLSDEVVELAFRFGNADSRMGIPPSFEASLEFESTLSLGDGVFLVYCTATDVDPESMTAVVDSDEIRYIEDVTLLGETNGDYELEVKMVDPPVLSTVASLGGYVSNVTITGDSTTMTVHLAADGDVSEAIDRIRDAEHDVEMLRRRQMTRPVRSFGGLLKRLPDSLTERQRATLDAAYFMGYFDWPRESSGPEVAERLGVSSSTFHQHLRKAEAKLLDAVFE